One Sphingobacteruim zhuxiongii DNA window includes the following coding sequences:
- a CDS encoding SusC/RagA family TonB-linked outer membrane protein, giving the protein MTLTFLLVVLVNLAFAQTAIKGKVTDESGTVLSGVTVTEKGTNNAISTDESGAFNLTVKSNSAILVFNYIGKQPKEVPVGSQSTINVTLADDNTSVGEVVVVGYGTQSRETLTTSISKLDKKVLENVPLANVASALQGTLPGVRVQSTSGQPGAAPRVIVRGGTSINNPNGASPLYIVDGILRSDINNINANDIESLQVLKDAASTAIYGARGANGVVLVTTKSGKEGKVQVDYGYDRGFSNVQKKFDLLGGRDYIYFQRLGIAARANQDPTQLTKLGLATSGGAGNDLTNKTAFTTQYLTDANKHKLNEGWESMPDPIDPSRTIIFKSTDYQDVLFNTGNTNNHNLSFAGGSEKAKFNLGMGYLDNEGIALDTDYKRLSVNLNGEVQAAENLTVFGRLLYSNMRNKSVFGTENNMFGRSLALPPVAKYTFEDGSLAPGIGSTIGNPEYYLGKIDSKNSNDNLTISVGGKWDILPGLDFSPQFSLYQVTTDNRFFQQAYYNGVSTYVDARDASAGFTKLQQHQADGVFTYKTNIHEKHDIEAKVGFSYFQNVNSSIAAAGRKAATDLIPTLNGSAEAVSVNGTETQMRIIGYFTRINYNYLQKYLLSFNLRYDGASNLGDTKWGFFPGISAGWNVHNEPFWSDIKNTVSQFKLRASYGVNGNIGALGPYDAQGQYSVGQRYAGSAAIMNNTLANPELTWEESKTLNFGTDMGFFNGRLNLMVDVYRRVTDNLLTSMALPHSTGFASILTNLGSLENRGVELELTAGILRDSSPLRWNVSLNSAHVKNKIKSLPANGVEFNRIGGDYVYVPSKGDYAWVGGLQEGGKPGDLYAYHQLGIYATDEDAAKGPKDLMVPLTDKTKFGGDVNWEDLDGNGEIDSRDRAFVGNIYPTWTGGFTNSFAYKNVGLSVRMDYTTGHTIYNYTLATSVGQFQGENGLSTLLLNSWQKQGDVTDVPRVYWADQQARSNIFRGNSYYYEKGDYLALREVTLSYTLPESLIAPLKISQLRFNVTGSNLHYFTKYRGLNPEEGGTDNGRYPIPRTIVIGANLTF; this is encoded by the coding sequence ATGACGCTAACTTTTCTTCTTGTGGTATTGGTCAATCTGGCATTTGCCCAAACCGCTATCAAGGGGAAAGTGACCGATGAAAGCGGGACGGTGCTCTCAGGGGTTACCGTTACTGAAAAAGGAACCAACAACGCGATTTCAACAGATGAAAGTGGAGCCTTTAATTTAACTGTCAAATCGAATTCGGCAATTTTGGTGTTCAATTATATCGGCAAGCAACCTAAGGAAGTGCCTGTAGGAAGTCAATCGACAATCAATGTAACGCTCGCCGACGATAATACAAGTGTAGGTGAAGTTGTTGTAGTTGGCTACGGTACGCAGTCTAGAGAAACATTAACAACCTCTATTTCGAAACTCGATAAAAAAGTGTTGGAGAATGTACCCTTGGCAAACGTGGCAAGTGCTTTACAAGGAACCTTACCGGGTGTTCGCGTTCAAAGCACTTCCGGACAACCAGGTGCCGCTCCACGTGTCATAGTACGCGGCGGAACTTCAATTAATAATCCCAATGGTGCATCACCTTTATACATTGTCGATGGAATCTTGCGCTCAGATATCAATAATATTAACGCAAATGATATTGAGTCACTTCAGGTTTTAAAAGATGCGGCCTCCACTGCGATTTATGGTGCGCGTGGTGCTAATGGGGTTGTCTTAGTGACAACAAAATCTGGTAAAGAAGGAAAAGTACAAGTTGATTATGGTTATGATCGAGGATTCTCTAACGTGCAGAAAAAGTTTGACCTGCTTGGAGGTCGTGATTATATTTACTTCCAGCGCTTGGGTATTGCAGCTAGAGCAAACCAAGATCCTACGCAATTGACAAAGCTCGGCTTAGCAACTAGCGGTGGTGCAGGGAATGATTTAACCAATAAAACAGCCTTTACAACGCAATATTTAACAGATGCAAATAAGCATAAGTTAAATGAGGGTTGGGAAAGCATGCCAGATCCAATCGATCCATCGAGAACGATTATTTTTAAAAGTACCGATTATCAAGATGTACTTTTTAATACAGGTAATACAAACAACCACAACCTATCGTTCGCTGGCGGAAGTGAAAAAGCGAAGTTTAATCTAGGAATGGGGTATTTAGACAATGAGGGGATTGCGCTAGATACCGATTACAAAAGACTTTCTGTAAACTTAAATGGTGAAGTACAAGCTGCCGAAAACTTGACTGTATTTGGACGTTTGCTTTATTCTAATATGCGCAATAAGTCTGTATTCGGTACAGAAAACAATATGTTCGGACGTTCACTAGCCTTGCCTCCAGTTGCTAAATATACTTTTGAAGACGGATCTTTAGCACCAGGGATTGGTAGTACGATTGGTAATCCAGAATACTACTTAGGTAAGATTGATTCCAAGAATAGCAATGATAACTTAACGATTTCTGTTGGCGGTAAATGGGATATTCTTCCAGGATTGGACTTTTCTCCGCAGTTTTCGCTATACCAAGTAACAACAGATAATAGATTCTTCCAACAAGCCTACTACAATGGGGTAAGTACATATGTAGATGCTCGCGACGCGAGTGCTGGTTTTACGAAGCTTCAACAACACCAAGCTGATGGAGTATTTACTTATAAAACGAATATCCATGAAAAGCACGATATCGAAGCAAAAGTAGGTTTTTCGTACTTCCAAAATGTAAACTCTAGCATTGCTGCCGCAGGCCGTAAAGCTGCGACAGATTTAATTCCAACATTAAATGGATCCGCAGAGGCTGTATCTGTCAACGGAACAGAAACGCAAATGCGAATCATTGGTTACTTTACCAGAATAAACTATAATTATTTGCAGAAATATTTACTTTCTTTCAATCTCCGCTATGATGGGGCTTCCAATTTAGGGGACACGAAATGGGGATTCTTTCCAGGTATTTCTGCTGGATGGAACGTACATAACGAACCGTTTTGGTCTGATATCAAGAACACCGTGTCGCAATTTAAACTTAGAGCAAGTTATGGTGTGAATGGAAATATTGGCGCATTAGGCCCATATGATGCTCAGGGACAGTATTCTGTAGGTCAACGTTATGCCGGCTCAGCAGCCATTATGAACAATACACTAGCTAATCCTGAACTGACTTGGGAAGAGTCGAAAACTCTAAACTTTGGTACAGACATGGGTTTCTTTAATGGAAGATTAAACCTGATGGTCGACGTTTATCGTCGTGTGACGGACAACTTATTAACCAGCATGGCATTACCGCATTCTACTGGATTTGCTAGTATATTAACCAACTTAGGAAGTTTAGAAAATAGAGGTGTCGAGCTGGAATTAACCGCTGGCATTTTACGTGATAGCTCTCCTTTGCGTTGGAACGTTTCGTTAAATTCTGCACATGTTAAAAACAAAATTAAGAGTTTACCAGCCAACGGTGTTGAGTTTAATCGTATTGGCGGGGATTATGTTTATGTGCCTTCAAAAGGGGATTATGCATGGGTAGGTGGTTTACAGGAAGGTGGAAAACCGGGCGATTTATATGCTTACCATCAGCTAGGAATCTATGCGACTGATGAAGATGCGGCAAAAGGACCAAAAGACCTGATGGTGCCATTAACGGATAAAACTAAATTTGGCGGTGATGTGAATTGGGAAGATTTAGATGGAAATGGGGAGATTGATTCTCGCGACCGTGCTTTTGTCGGAAATATATATCCGACATGGACGGGTGGTTTTACCAATTCATTTGCTTATAAGAATGTAGGTTTATCCGTGCGTATGGACTATACAACCGGACACACTATTTACAACTATACTTTAGCAACAAGTGTAGGTCAATTTCAAGGAGAAAATGGCTTATCAACCTTATTATTAAATTCTTGGCAGAAGCAGGGTGATGTAACTGATGTACCACGTGTGTATTGGGCAGATCAACAGGCGCGCAGTAATATTTTCCGTGGAAACTCTTACTATTATGAGAAAGGTGATTATCTAGCTTTACGTGAGGTAACCCTAAGTTATACGTTGCCCGAGTCACTAATTGCTCCATTGAAAATCAGTCAATTGAGATTCAATGTGACAGGATCTAATCTTCATTATTTCACTAAGTATAGAGGGTTAAATCCAGAAGAAGGAGGAACTGATAACGGTCGTTATCCGATTCCAAGAACAATAGTTATTGGTGCTAATTTGACATTTTAA
- a CDS encoding dihydrodipicolinate synthase family protein — MNNQTQFKGLWPALFTPVSENERPNFAQLEKLCDTLVTQEVDGLYVLGSTGQGILFNDEDRKQVLETVLTVVKGRIPVMVQVGTLATRDACKLAEHASEVGAAAVSSVGPIYFGGGPKMALHHYSEIAKAGQLPFFPYQLGNNSIPGNFEDFIAAVLEIPFIEGMKLTTGNMLEISRIHNIAGDKLKLFSGADELICQAALSGTVGAIGTFYNLWGAECKYVLNKFKAGDFELARRFMLEFQRIIEYVLPNIWTFLRVAMQQKYQIDIGDTVAPLAKGQGTWDAEEVRKILNQLESTLK; from the coding sequence ATGAATAATCAAACGCAATTCAAAGGGCTATGGCCAGCGCTATTTACACCTGTCTCCGAAAACGAACGACCTAATTTTGCACAGCTAGAGAAGTTATGTGATACATTAGTAACACAAGAGGTTGATGGCCTTTACGTGCTAGGATCTACCGGACAAGGAATCTTGTTTAATGATGAAGATAGAAAGCAAGTATTAGAGACGGTTTTGACGGTTGTCAAAGGGCGTATTCCCGTGATGGTACAAGTGGGCACATTAGCGACGAGAGATGCTTGTAAACTTGCTGAACATGCCTCAGAAGTAGGTGCAGCTGCAGTATCTTCTGTTGGACCTATTTATTTTGGAGGCGGACCAAAAATGGCTTTACACCATTATTCTGAAATAGCTAAAGCGGGACAATTGCCCTTCTTTCCCTATCAGCTAGGTAACAATTCGATACCCGGAAATTTCGAGGATTTTATTGCTGCAGTATTAGAAATCCCATTTATTGAGGGGATGAAATTAACCACCGGTAATATGCTAGAAATTAGTCGTATCCATAATATCGCAGGAGATAAATTGAAGTTGTTTAGCGGAGCGGATGAGCTGATTTGTCAAGCTGCGTTATCCGGTACAGTTGGTGCGATAGGTACATTTTACAATCTATGGGGAGCAGAATGTAAATATGTGCTTAATAAATTCAAAGCGGGCGATTTCGAACTTGCACGTCGTTTTATGTTAGAGTTTCAGCGCATAATCGAATATGTATTGCCGAATATTTGGACCTTCTTAAGAGTTGCCATGCAGCAAAAATATCAAATCGATATCGGTGATACCGTTGCACCTTTGGCCAAAGGACAGGGTACTTGGGATGCTGAGGAAGTAAGAAAAATATTGAACCAATTAGAGTCTACATTAAAATAA
- a CDS encoding bestrophin family protein, whose translation MIVRKKENWFRMLFIWEGSVLPRVLPRLILIFILSVLVVYFHGTLLDYKVPLNPAPFTLFGFVLALFLGFRNNASYDRFWEGRKLWGALLNVSRALTRQVITLTNGYLSKEEILVFLNLNIAFIYALKHQLRGSDAGADLEIHLSELHVKRAKEAKYKPAVIMQLMGEWLQDIRAKQYIDSIQQARIDENLDKLSDILGGCERIASTPIPYSYSVLLHRTVYIYCFLLPFGLVDSLSWFTPFIVSFIAYTFVAFEAIADEIEEPFGSEANDLALNAMSKMIEETSLEMAGHKAHINHEDHPNLKIID comes from the coding sequence ATGATTGTACGTAAAAAAGAAAATTGGTTTAGGATGTTATTTATCTGGGAAGGCTCCGTACTACCTAGAGTGTTGCCTCGTTTAATCCTCATTTTTATACTTTCTGTACTTGTGGTTTATTTCCATGGAACGTTGCTTGATTATAAGGTTCCACTCAATCCAGCACCCTTTACACTATTTGGCTTCGTCTTAGCATTATTTCTAGGTTTTAGAAATAACGCTAGCTATGATCGATTTTGGGAGGGACGTAAACTCTGGGGCGCATTGCTCAACGTTTCTCGAGCCCTAACACGTCAGGTAATTACCTTAACTAATGGATACCTTAGTAAAGAAGAAATTCTCGTTTTCCTGAATCTAAATATTGCTTTTATATATGCCTTGAAGCATCAATTACGTGGTAGTGATGCAGGTGCTGATTTGGAAATTCATTTGTCTGAACTGCACGTTAAACGCGCAAAGGAAGCAAAGTATAAACCAGCAGTCATTATGCAACTGATGGGCGAGTGGTTACAGGACATTAGAGCCAAGCAGTATATTGATAGTATACAGCAGGCTCGAATTGACGAAAATCTGGATAAGTTATCCGATATTCTTGGTGGTTGTGAACGAATTGCATCCACTCCAATTCCTTACAGCTATTCTGTTTTACTTCATCGAACCGTCTACATCTATTGTTTCTTATTACCTTTTGGATTAGTAGATAGCTTAAGTTGGTTCACACCATTTATCGTCTCTTTTATTGCCTACACGTTTGTCGCGTTTGAAGCCATTGCAGACGAAATTGAAGAACCTTTCGGAAGCGAAGCCAATGATTTAGCATTAAATGCTATGAGTAAGATGATTGAAGAAACCTCCTTGGAAATGGCAGGGCATAAGGCACATATCAATCATGAAGATCATCCCAATTTGAAGATTATAGATTAA
- a CDS encoding n-acyl-d-glucosamine 2-epimerase, which produces MMDFVNKYKQELLQNVLPFWTKNSNDNEFGGYFTCLDREGRVFETDKFMWLQGRQIWTMATMYNEVEQNAEWKAMAIQGAEFILKNGRDAQGDWYFALDRTGKPLVQPYNIFSDCFATMGLSALYKIENKDEYAQVAVDTFNRILERRDNPKGKYNKQFPNTRSLKGFSLPMILSNLALELEHIIDKQTVDRLIDEVMHEVMEVFYQKDTGLIMESVNLDGSFSDTFEGRLVNPGHIIEAMWFMMDLAIRREDGELMNRCIDIAIRALNYGWDNEFEGILYFKDILDKPLLQLEWDQKLWWVHLEALVCMAKGYAYTGRQDCKEWFEKLDNYAFNRFSDPEFGEWYGYLNRQGNPLLTLKGGKWKGCFHVPRALYKVYSTLEQTENALFVR; this is translated from the coding sequence ATGATGGATTTTGTGAATAAGTATAAACAGGAACTGCTGCAGAATGTCCTTCCATTTTGGACGAAGAATTCGAACGATAATGAATTTGGAGGATACTTCACCTGTTTAGATCGCGAAGGTCGCGTTTTTGAAACCGATAAGTTTATGTGGTTGCAAGGACGTCAAATTTGGACTATGGCGACAATGTATAACGAAGTGGAGCAAAATGCAGAGTGGAAGGCAATGGCGATCCAAGGGGCAGAGTTTATCTTGAAGAATGGAAGAGATGCACAAGGAGATTGGTATTTTGCTTTAGACCGCACAGGAAAACCTCTAGTGCAGCCCTATAATATCTTTTCAGATTGTTTCGCAACCATGGGCTTAAGTGCCTTATACAAAATCGAAAATAAAGACGAGTATGCGCAAGTCGCGGTAGATACGTTTAATCGAATTCTAGAGCGTCGTGACAACCCGAAAGGAAAATACAACAAACAATTCCCGAATACCCGCTCCCTTAAAGGGTTTTCTTTACCTATGATTCTTAGTAATCTAGCACTGGAATTAGAACACATAATCGATAAGCAAACTGTCGATCGTTTGATCGATGAGGTAATGCATGAAGTGATGGAAGTGTTTTATCAAAAGGATACCGGGCTTATCATGGAGAGTGTTAATCTTGATGGATCGTTTTCCGACACATTCGAAGGGCGTTTGGTGAATCCAGGTCATATTATCGAGGCTATGTGGTTTATGATGGACCTAGCTATACGTAGAGAAGATGGTGAATTGATGAACCGCTGTATTGACATTGCGATCCGTGCGCTAAACTATGGATGGGATAACGAGTTTGAAGGTATTCTTTATTTCAAGGATATATTAGATAAGCCACTTCTACAATTAGAGTGGGATCAGAAATTATGGTGGGTACATCTTGAGGCGCTTGTATGTATGGCAAAAGGTTATGCGTATACAGGACGTCAAGATTGTAAAGAATGGTTTGAGAAGTTGGATAACTATGCATTCAACAGATTTAGCGATCCAGAATTCGGCGAGTGGTACGGATACCTGAATCGTCAAGGAAATCCATTACTAACGCTAAAAGGTGGTAAATGGAAAGGATGTTTTCACGTTCCTAGAGCCTTATATAAAGTCTATAGTACATTAGAACAAACAGAGAACGCATTATTCGTTCGATAA
- a CDS encoding DUF4434 domain-containing protein: protein MRITGTFIDEISHDIPHQNWGRAEWDQDFAHMKSVGIDTVIMIRSGYRRFITYPSPWLQKEYGCYAPSEDLVEMFLQLAEKHGLKFYFGLYDSGRYWDTGNMQHEIDANRYVIDEVWSKYGHYSSFGGWYLSMEISRKTKGAATAFRVLGEQCKGVSNNLPTLISPWIDGKKAVMASSSSLSKADVVSIQEHEREWDEIFHEIHHAVDAVAFQDGHIDYHELEDFFSVNKKLADRYGMECWTNAESFDRDMPIKFLPIKFEKLRLKLEAARNAGYDKAITFEFSHFMSPQSAYLQAGHLFNRYKEYLEKLK, encoded by the coding sequence ATGAGAATTACAGGAACTTTTATTGACGAAATCAGTCATGATATTCCTCATCAAAACTGGGGAAGAGCAGAGTGGGATCAGGATTTTGCACATATGAAGTCCGTCGGGATCGATACAGTCATCATGATTCGTAGCGGTTACCGTCGTTTTATAACGTATCCTTCACCTTGGTTGCAAAAAGAATATGGATGCTATGCGCCAAGTGAAGACTTGGTCGAAATGTTTCTTCAGCTTGCTGAAAAGCATGGCTTAAAGTTTTATTTCGGACTTTACGATAGCGGACGCTATTGGGATACTGGAAATATGCAACATGAGATCGATGCGAATCGCTATGTGATCGATGAGGTTTGGTCTAAATATGGTCATTATTCAAGCTTTGGCGGTTGGTACCTCAGCATGGAAATTAGTCGCAAAACCAAAGGTGCTGCTACAGCTTTCCGTGTTTTAGGGGAGCAATGTAAAGGTGTTAGTAATAATCTTCCGACCTTGATATCTCCTTGGATTGATGGTAAGAAAGCTGTTATGGCTTCCTCTTCTTCATTATCGAAGGCTGATGTCGTTTCTATCCAAGAACATGAGCGCGAATGGGATGAGATCTTCCATGAAATACACCACGCCGTAGATGCAGTTGCCTTTCAAGATGGTCACATCGATTACCATGAACTTGAAGACTTCTTTTCTGTAAATAAAAAACTTGCAGATCGATATGGTATGGAATGCTGGACCAATGCTGAGTCTTTCGACCGCGATATGCCGATTAAGTTCTTGCCAATTAAATTTGAAAAATTAAGACTTAAGTTGGAAGCCGCACGTAATGCTGGTTATGATAAAGCAATAACGTTTGAGTTTTCACATTTTATGAGCCCACAGTCTGCTTATTTACAGGCTGGACATTTATTTAACCGATACAAAGAGTATTTAGAAAAATTGAAATAA
- a CDS encoding GDSL-type esterase/lipase family protein, which produces MKTCLLIIATLLCFTQGNAQEKKELSRDSTYNNWYYVSREKLYQGLKDTKTDLVFFGNSITERGPWQELIGGKLKIGNRGIGGDNTFGMKARVADVVKTKPKKIFLMMGINDIGRGLPTEWSLKNYEEVIQIIKKNSPKTKIYVQSTLPLNEDVIKYDYLKGKAQAIRNLNTGIQVLATKYKLTYVELSNVLGEGDKLLEKYTSDGIHINTEGYIRWVEYLKAKKYL; this is translated from the coding sequence ATGAAAACTTGTTTATTGATTATAGCGACCCTTCTTTGCTTTACACAAGGAAACGCACAGGAGAAGAAAGAACTGTCTAGAGATAGCACATACAATAACTGGTATTACGTTTCGCGTGAGAAGCTTTATCAAGGATTAAAAGATACAAAGACAGACTTGGTGTTTTTTGGAAATAGTATCACGGAGCGTGGTCCTTGGCAAGAACTGATTGGCGGAAAGCTTAAAATTGGAAATCGCGGTATTGGTGGAGATAATACATTTGGGATGAAAGCTCGTGTTGCTGATGTTGTGAAAACTAAACCGAAAAAGATATTCTTAATGATGGGCATTAACGATATCGGAAGAGGGCTTCCAACAGAATGGTCTTTAAAAAACTATGAGGAAGTGATTCAAATTATTAAGAAAAATAGTCCGAAGACCAAGATATATGTACAAAGTACCTTGCCACTCAACGAAGATGTGATCAAGTATGATTATCTGAAGGGCAAAGCACAGGCGATTAGAAATTTAAATACCGGAATTCAAGTGCTTGCCACAAAATATAAGTTGACTTATGTTGAGTTGAGCAATGTACTCGGCGAGGGAGATAAATTATTAGAAAAGTATACATCAGATGGTATTCACATTAATACGGAAGGTTATATCCGTTGGGTAGAATATCTGAAAGCTAAGAAATATTTATAA
- a CDS encoding GDSL-type esterase/lipase family protein, which yields MKLKYFSLIMLGLLTKSLNAQVAVDSNYVFSGYTDRVAFFNKMPVKKGAVIFLGDSLTEAGRWEDIAPELPILNRGISGDISFGVVARLEEIIRHQPKKVFLMIGVNDLKRNVPAAMIIANYNKIIKRIQQESPKTQIYLSSLLPINDAKLIEAFKQVKNTDLSKINTELKQLSTTYKNVTFVDLYPVIADEKGQLKADMTPDGIHLEVAAYIPYINYLKAKKYL from the coding sequence ATGAAATTGAAATATTTTAGTTTAATCATGTTAGGTCTCTTGACTAAGAGTCTTAACGCGCAAGTGGCGGTAGATAGTAATTATGTTTTTTCTGGCTATACTGATCGTGTCGCTTTCTTCAATAAGATGCCAGTAAAGAAGGGCGCTGTTATTTTCTTGGGTGACAGTTTAACAGAGGCGGGTCGCTGGGAAGATATTGCTCCTGAATTGCCAATATTAAATAGAGGAATTAGCGGTGATATTTCTTTCGGTGTTGTTGCTCGCTTGGAGGAGATAATTCGTCATCAACCTAAAAAGGTTTTCTTGATGATTGGGGTGAACGACTTAAAGAGAAATGTACCTGCAGCTATGATAATCGCAAATTATAATAAGATTATTAAACGTATACAACAAGAGTCCCCTAAAACTCAAATCTATTTGAGTAGCCTATTGCCTATCAATGACGCTAAATTAATCGAAGCATTTAAGCAGGTTAAAAATACAGACCTATCAAAAATCAATACGGAGTTGAAGCAATTGAGCACTACTTATAAAAATGTTACTTTCGTTGATTTATATCCAGTAATTGCGGATGAAAAGGGTCAGTTAAAAGCGGATATGACACCAGATGGTATTCATTTGGAAGTAGCAGCCTATATCCCATATATCAATTATTTAAAAGCCAAGAAATACTTATAA
- a CDS encoding DUF5009 domain-containing protein, with the protein MNTPVKKYRNLSIDLLRGLAIVGMVLAAVIPWTSEFPGWMYHAQVAPPDFKFNPDRPGITWVDLVFPFFLFSMGAAFPFALKKSYDAGKFGSISKIILRRGLLLVVFAIALAYLTPENLTGSKTLNYLSSLTAFAAFFLLFMRFEGTVWRKYGLQALGALILILLTYYHSEVLGNTFHKEKSNIIILVLANMAVFGTLFWLLSANNIFIRIVILICFMGIWFTKDIPGSWTAYIWNFHPEIHWFYNFAFLKYLCIVLPGSILGDLIWKHKEIFQTPFTDEEKKSTAILATLGFLFVAFHVVCLYERWIMLDLIGHALFALVFYFLLKDKTVGKIAFYKQLVLCGFAFSTMGLFFEPLDGGIKKDPSTFSYWFITSGLAFIFYLTCDYLVTFWKNNMIIQSLVRCGQNPMIAYSVSAFFITPILGLIQVLPVLDQLGSTSPYLGLIRTVIFIVLMIFFTGYCTRRQWFWRS; encoded by the coding sequence TTGAATACACCTGTAAAAAAATATAGAAATCTCAGTATCGATCTGTTAAGAGGATTGGCGATAGTTGGGATGGTTTTGGCTGCAGTGATTCCTTGGACATCTGAATTTCCAGGTTGGATGTATCATGCACAAGTAGCCCCACCTGACTTCAAGTTTAATCCAGATCGACCTGGCATAACATGGGTAGATTTAGTTTTTCCTTTTTTTCTTTTTTCTATGGGGGCTGCGTTCCCATTTGCCCTCAAGAAATCTTATGATGCAGGAAAGTTCGGCTCGATAAGTAAAATCATACTTAGGAGAGGACTTTTACTTGTCGTATTTGCAATTGCATTAGCATATTTGACTCCAGAAAATCTAACTGGGAGTAAGACATTAAACTATCTTAGCTCATTAACAGCCTTTGCCGCGTTCTTTTTACTTTTTATGCGCTTTGAGGGAACCGTATGGAGAAAATATGGTCTTCAAGCCTTAGGGGCCTTGATACTTATCCTACTCACATATTATCATAGCGAGGTATTAGGCAATACGTTTCACAAAGAAAAAAGTAATATTATCATTCTAGTACTAGCCAATATGGCAGTATTCGGAACCTTATTTTGGCTGCTATCGGCCAATAATATTTTTATAAGAATTGTAATTCTTATATGCTTCATGGGTATTTGGTTTACCAAGGATATCCCGGGAAGTTGGACGGCTTACATTTGGAATTTTCATCCTGAGATACACTGGTTCTATAACTTTGCATTTCTAAAATACCTATGTATAGTCTTACCTGGTTCTATATTGGGAGATCTGATATGGAAGCATAAGGAGATCTTTCAAACTCCTTTTACTGATGAAGAAAAGAAATCAACAGCTATTCTTGCAACTCTAGGGTTCTTGTTTGTCGCATTCCATGTTGTTTGTTTATATGAACGATGGATCATGCTTGATTTAATAGGGCACGCCCTGTTCGCATTGGTGTTTTATTTTCTATTGAAAGATAAAACGGTAGGTAAAATCGCTTTTTACAAACAGTTAGTATTATGTGGTTTTGCATTTTCAACAATGGGCTTATTCTTCGAGCCCCTTGATGGTGGGATCAAAAAAGATCCATCAACTTTCAGCTATTGGTTTATCACAAGCGGATTGGCATTTATATTTTATCTAACATGTGACTACTTAGTAACATTCTGGAAGAATAATATGATTATCCAATCCTTAGTACGCTGTGGTCAAAATCCAATGATTGCCTATAGTGTCTCCGCGTTTTTTATTACGCCGATCTTAGGATTAATTCAGGTATTGCCTGTATTAGATCAACTTGGTAGTACAAGTCCCTATTTAGGGCTAATTAGAACAGTCATATTTATTGTGCTCATGATCTTTTTTACCGGTTATTGTACAAGACGTCAATGGTTTTGGCGTTCATAA